In Rhodococcus sp. OK302, one genomic interval encodes:
- a CDS encoding LLM class F420-dependent oxidoreductase, giving the protein MRYGLSLFTSDRGIRPADAAVAAEASGFDAFYVPEHTHIPVSRDSDHPGTQSAALPDDRYLRTLDPWVALGTAASVTSTIRLGTSVALPLEHDPITLAKTIASLDHLSDGRVVFGVGFGWNAEELADHGVPPNKRRTALREYLEAMGELWSKDEASYDGQFVKYGASWAWPKPVQKPRPPILLGAGASEKTFKWIAKSADGWITTPIQQEIEENVTLLRKIWAEVGRSGEPEITVLAGKPDPEKLAHWESIGVTEAMFGTPDKAPEEVVEYIKRLAGKLGG; this is encoded by the coding sequence GTGCGTTACGGACTCAGCTTGTTCACCAGCGACCGGGGCATTCGCCCTGCCGATGCCGCTGTCGCGGCCGAAGCCAGCGGGTTCGACGCCTTCTACGTCCCCGAGCACACCCACATTCCGGTGTCGCGGGATTCCGATCATCCGGGAACCCAATCCGCGGCGCTGCCGGATGACCGCTACCTGCGCACCCTTGACCCGTGGGTAGCGCTCGGCACTGCTGCATCGGTCACCAGCACGATTCGTTTGGGTACTTCGGTGGCCTTGCCCCTCGAACATGATCCGATCACCCTCGCGAAGACCATTGCGTCACTCGATCACCTGTCCGACGGCCGAGTGGTTTTCGGAGTCGGATTCGGTTGGAATGCAGAGGAACTCGCCGATCACGGCGTTCCGCCGAACAAGCGTCGCACCGCATTGCGCGAATACCTCGAAGCCATGGGCGAACTGTGGTCGAAGGACGAGGCCTCGTACGACGGCCAGTTCGTGAAGTACGGCGCAAGCTGGGCCTGGCCCAAGCCGGTACAAAAGCCGCGCCCGCCCATCCTCCTCGGCGCTGGGGCTAGCGAAAAGACATTCAAGTGGATCGCGAAGTCCGCCGACGGCTGGATCACAACCCCGATTCAGCAGGAGATCGAAGAGAACGTCACACTACTGCGCAAGATCTGGGCGGAGGTGGGCCGCAGCGGTGAACCCGAAATCACTGTTCTTGCCGGAAAGCCCGACCCCGAAAAGCTCGCCCACTGGGAAAGCATCGGCGTAACCGAGGCGATGTTCGGAACTCCGGACAAGGCGCCCGAAGAAGTTGTGGAGTACATCAAGCGATTGGCCGGCAAGCTGGGCGGGTGA
- a CDS encoding superoxide dismutase → MTEYVLPQLDYDYSALEPHISGEIMELHHSKHHATYVAGANSAIEQLAAAREDGTIAAKAPLLSKNLAFHLGGHTNHSIFWKNLSPNGGERPEGELAAAIDEHFGSFDAFVTHFSAVATTLQGSGWAVLAYDTIGQRLIIEQLTDQQGNISIGIVPLLMLDMWEHAFYLQYKNVKADYVKAYWNVINWEDVAQRYTDATAVSLLGSGK, encoded by the coding sequence ATGACCGAATACGTGTTGCCCCAGCTTGATTACGATTACTCAGCCCTCGAGCCGCACATTTCCGGCGAGATCATGGAATTGCATCACAGCAAGCACCATGCCACGTATGTCGCGGGCGCAAACAGTGCGATCGAGCAGTTGGCTGCGGCCCGTGAAGACGGCACCATTGCAGCCAAGGCCCCGTTGCTCAGCAAGAACCTCGCCTTCCACCTGGGCGGGCACACCAATCACTCCATCTTCTGGAAGAACCTCTCCCCCAACGGCGGTGAGCGCCCCGAGGGTGAACTGGCCGCCGCGATCGACGAGCATTTCGGTTCGTTCGACGCGTTTGTCACCCACTTCTCCGCCGTTGCAACCACTTTGCAGGGTTCGGGCTGGGCTGTGCTGGCGTACGACACGATCGGGCAGCGCCTGATCATCGAACAGCTCACCGACCAGCAGGGCAACATCAGCATCGGCATCGTGCCGCTACTCATGCTCGACATGTGGGAGCACGCCTTCTACTTGCAGTACAAGAACGTGAAGGCCGATTATGTGAAGGCGTACTGGAACGTCATCAACTGGGAAGACGTGGCGCAGCGTTACACCGATGCCACTGCGGTCTCCCTACTGGGTTCCGGCAAATAG
- a CDS encoding alpha/beta hydrolase family protein, which produces MTTLETVDRGELQGFLHRPDSDPIATLALTHGAGSNCDTVLLKAVAEGFAEAGVQVLRFDLAFRVRRPKGPPHPSRAAEDRSGIAEVVATLRSDYATAGLLLLGGHSYGGRQASMLAAENPGLVDGLILLSYPLHPPKKPDKLRIEHLPLLSTPTVVVHGSKDEFATTDEMRSALTLIPAETRLVDFEGARHDLAVAKFPVVEQAIREAFELFGL; this is translated from the coding sequence ATGACTACCCTCGAAACGGTTGATCGTGGTGAACTGCAAGGATTTCTCCATCGTCCTGACAGTGATCCGATCGCGACGTTGGCTCTCACCCACGGCGCTGGAAGCAACTGTGACACAGTGTTGCTGAAGGCAGTTGCCGAAGGCTTTGCCGAAGCCGGAGTGCAGGTTCTTCGGTTCGATCTGGCATTCCGGGTACGCCGGCCGAAAGGTCCGCCGCACCCGTCGCGTGCTGCCGAAGATCGGTCCGGGATTGCGGAAGTTGTTGCAACGCTGCGTAGTGACTACGCCACAGCGGGTCTGCTTCTTCTTGGCGGTCATTCGTACGGTGGACGACAGGCGTCGATGCTTGCGGCCGAGAATCCCGGTCTGGTGGACGGGTTGATATTGCTGTCCTATCCATTGCATCCGCCGAAGAAGCCCGACAAGTTGCGTATCGAGCACCTTCCGCTGTTGAGCACACCGACTGTGGTGGTTCACGGTTCGAAGGACGAATTTGCCACCACCGACGAAATGCGGTCGGCACTGACTCTGATCCCGGCGGAGACGAGGCTGGTGGATTTCGAAGGTGCCAGACACGATCTGGCGGTGGCGAAATTTCCCGTCGTGGAACAGGCAATCCGGGAGGCATTCGAACTGTTCGGTCTTTAG
- a CDS encoding flavin-containing monooxygenase, with protein MKSHVEVVIVGGGISGIGAAIRLRELGIEDFVILEKADSLGGTWRANTYPGCACDVPSGLYSYSFAANAEWTRLFAEQPEIRDYIDSTAAAHGIDQHVHFGVEMRDARWDHEQSVWRLDTSDGSITARFLIAASGPWNEPLTPDIAGLSTFDGEVFHSSQWNHDYDLTGKRVAVVGTGASAVQFVPRIVSQVSALHLYQRTAQWVLPKPDHYVPRIARSVMRHVPGAHKVLRSIEYGIMEALGFGFRNPWVLRLVQKLGSAQLRIQVRDRRLRKVLTPDYTLGCKRLLMSNTYYPALCQPNVDVHPAAVTSIRGNTVIGADGTESEVDAIIFGTGFHILDMPIATKVFDGEGRSLDEHWKGSPQAYLGSAVSGFPNAFILLGPSLGTGHTSAFMILEAQLDYVTQAISHARTHNWQTIDVRPAVQAAFNAQVQDALGTTVYNAGGCESYFFDVNGRNSFNWPWSSGAMRRRLHDFDPNAYNDTITAERTS; from the coding sequence ATGAAATCACATGTCGAGGTGGTCATCGTCGGTGGAGGTATTTCCGGAATCGGTGCTGCAATCCGGCTCCGAGAACTCGGGATCGAGGATTTTGTCATCTTGGAGAAGGCCGACTCTTTGGGCGGCACGTGGCGCGCCAATACGTACCCCGGTTGCGCGTGTGACGTCCCGTCAGGGTTGTACTCGTATTCCTTTGCTGCCAATGCGGAGTGGACAAGACTTTTTGCCGAGCAGCCTGAGATTCGTGACTACATCGACAGCACAGCCGCAGCTCACGGGATCGACCAGCACGTTCATTTCGGCGTCGAAATGCGCGATGCGCGCTGGGATCACGAACAGTCAGTGTGGCGCCTCGATACGTCGGATGGTTCTATCACGGCGCGATTCCTGATCGCCGCAAGTGGCCCGTGGAATGAGCCTCTCACCCCAGATATTGCGGGGCTGAGCACTTTCGACGGCGAGGTCTTCCATTCCTCGCAGTGGAACCACGATTACGACCTGACCGGCAAGCGCGTCGCCGTAGTCGGCACCGGCGCTTCGGCAGTTCAGTTCGTGCCCCGCATCGTCTCGCAGGTATCTGCACTTCACCTGTATCAACGCACCGCGCAGTGGGTGCTGCCCAAGCCCGACCATTACGTCCCGCGCATCGCGCGTTCCGTCATGCGCCACGTTCCCGGTGCCCACAAGGTGTTACGCAGCATCGAATACGGAATTATGGAGGCGCTCGGTTTCGGATTCCGCAATCCCTGGGTTCTACGCCTAGTCCAGAAACTCGGCTCGGCTCAATTGCGCATTCAGGTGCGAGATCGCCGGTTGCGCAAGGTTCTGACCCCCGATTACACACTCGGCTGCAAGCGCCTGCTGATGTCCAACACCTATTACCCGGCGCTGTGCCAACCCAACGTGGACGTTCACCCCGCCGCCGTCACCTCGATCCGGGGCAACACCGTGATCGGTGCCGACGGTACGGAATCCGAGGTCGACGCCATCATCTTCGGAACTGGATTCCATATTCTCGACATGCCGATCGCCACCAAGGTCTTCGACGGCGAGGGACGCTCACTCGACGAACACTGGAAGGGCAGTCCGCAGGCTTATCTCGGTTCAGCGGTCAGCGGGTTCCCCAACGCATTCATCCTGCTCGGCCCCAGCCTCGGTACGGGCCACACGTCCGCATTCATGATCCTGGAAGCACAATTGGACTACGTGACACAGGCAATCAGCCATGCACGGACACACAATTGGCAGACCATCGACGTCCGCCCCGCGGTCCAAGCCGCCTTCAATGCCCAGGTTCAAGATGCACTGGGAACTACCGTGTACAACGCGGGCGGTTGCGAAAGCTACTTCTTCGATGTCAACGGCCGCAACAGTTTCAACTGGCCGTGGTCGTCCGGAGCCATGCGTCGACGCCTACATGATTTCGACCCGAATGCCTACAACGACACCATCACCGCGGAGCGAACCTCATGA
- a CDS encoding alpha/beta hydrolase: MTESTRSVSRLSARDQAQALLVATAFALPTMVRRRITGPPVHKDGLTLHPDAQMLLTLSKARPRPPLSSEAQVLAAARSELARTAKMMAGKPIPIHTEDIIVRGSDGPLRARLYIPTHESGALLVFFHGGGWVQGGIESHDAPCRLLTETSGARVVSVEYRLSPEFPFPTPVDDAYAAYRDVVARATELGADPARIAVGGDSAGGHLATVVALRARDDGHQVPAAQLLIYPATDFHEKAPSRATFAEGFFLTTANVNFYARSFLGVNADPLNPWVSPLRAPNLSGLPPAIVVTAGFDPLRDEGESYAQKLQDNGVRVVSRRYPGFIHGFVNIVGPSAAARTAVVEIGGMLRALLNESAAETSFRP; encoded by the coding sequence GTGACGGAATCCACCAGAAGCGTCAGTCGCCTCAGTGCTCGAGATCAAGCCCAAGCACTCTTGGTCGCAACCGCATTCGCGCTGCCCACGATGGTTCGGCGACGGATCACCGGCCCACCGGTGCACAAGGACGGGCTCACACTCCACCCCGACGCCCAGATGCTCTTGACACTGTCGAAGGCTCGCCCGCGACCTCCACTGTCATCCGAAGCTCAGGTGCTCGCGGCAGCCCGCTCCGAACTGGCGAGAACAGCCAAAATGATGGCCGGCAAGCCCATCCCCATTCACACCGAGGACATTATCGTCCGGGGCTCCGACGGGCCACTACGCGCACGTCTCTACATTCCGACCCACGAGTCCGGTGCGCTTCTGGTGTTCTTTCACGGCGGCGGTTGGGTACAAGGAGGTATCGAATCACACGACGCTCCGTGTCGACTGTTGACAGAAACGTCGGGTGCCCGCGTGGTCTCGGTCGAGTATCGCCTTTCGCCCGAATTCCCTTTTCCCACACCAGTTGACGACGCCTACGCGGCGTACCGGGACGTCGTGGCGCGAGCGACGGAGTTGGGTGCGGATCCCGCGCGCATTGCGGTGGGTGGCGACAGCGCGGGAGGGCATCTCGCTACCGTCGTCGCACTCCGCGCACGTGACGACGGCCATCAAGTGCCGGCGGCTCAACTCTTGATCTATCCGGCCACCGACTTTCACGAGAAGGCACCGTCACGAGCAACATTCGCCGAGGGATTCTTCCTCACGACGGCAAACGTCAACTTCTACGCGAGAAGCTTTCTCGGCGTCAACGCAGATCCACTGAATCCTTGGGTATCACCGCTGCGCGCACCGAACCTGAGCGGCCTTCCGCCGGCAATAGTGGTGACTGCAGGATTCGACCCACTTCGCGACGAAGGCGAGTCCTACGCACAGAAGCTGCAGGACAACGGAGTTCGTGTGGTGAGCCGCCGCTACCCGGGCTTCATCCACGGGTTTGTCAACATAGTCGGCCCCAGTGCCGCGGCACGCACCGCGGTTGTCGAGATCGGCGGAATGCTGCGAGCACTGCTGAACGAAAGCGCTGCCGAGACCAGCTTTCGTCCTTAG
- a CDS encoding TetR/AcrR family transcriptional regulator: MARLTRQQAQAQTRETLLVTAVEHFLERGYAAASLDQIAEDAGYSKGAVYSNFKNKDELCAEVLGRIRLTKVGEITEQLGAGSSVDDAISEFAVWAERTIGDQRWTLLEVEYSVRSRHSDEIREKIASGAEQVRVLIAGVVRHLTEVNGVKPSIDPDVAALRILSVGIGLGLQRAISPELAVDPLVDTVREILLPR, encoded by the coding sequence ATGGCGCGACTGACCAGGCAACAAGCGCAGGCGCAGACTCGGGAAACTCTGCTGGTGACGGCAGTCGAACATTTTCTCGAGCGCGGATATGCAGCCGCATCACTCGATCAAATTGCCGAAGACGCGGGATATTCCAAAGGCGCCGTCTACTCGAACTTCAAGAACAAAGACGAACTGTGCGCTGAGGTGCTCGGCCGAATCAGGCTGACGAAGGTCGGCGAGATCACCGAACAACTAGGAGCGGGATCGAGCGTCGACGACGCCATCAGTGAGTTCGCGGTGTGGGCCGAGCGCACCATCGGTGACCAGCGGTGGACTCTTCTCGAAGTGGAGTACTCGGTCCGCTCGCGTCACAGCGACGAGATCCGCGAGAAAATCGCGTCCGGTGCCGAGCAGGTGCGAGTCCTGATCGCGGGAGTCGTCAGGCACCTGACCGAAGTGAACGGCGTGAAGCCGTCGATCGATCCGGATGTCGCGGCACTTCGGATACTCAGTGTCGGAATCGGTTTGGGACTCCAGCGGGCTATCAGTCCGGAACTCGCGGTTGATCCATTGGTTGATACCGTGCGAGAAATCCTGTTACCGCGGTAG
- a CDS encoding SDR family oxidoreductase, with amino-acid sequence MRIFGNNYPAIDLAGSVVVISGGGRGIGRATAQLFASQGAHVCVGDIDEDTAVDTATTIGGRGYALDVTSRPSWETFTAKVIEEFGHIDILVNNAGVMPIGAFLDESDDVSRVTLDVNVWGPIHGMRSVLPGMVDRRRGHVVNVASMAGKLPVPGMAVYNASKFGAVGLSASARVEFADSGVSVSAILPSAVRTGLSSGVPLGKGMPTVEPEVVAQAVVDSVGHRRAETAVPRYLAGWDVIDALVPEWVINIGRRVIDDRRALTSVDPVGRADYEQRVARQAENGKRERP; translated from the coding sequence ATGAGGATCTTCGGCAACAACTATCCGGCAATCGACCTCGCCGGCAGCGTAGTCGTCATTTCCGGCGGCGGACGCGGAATCGGCAGAGCCACAGCGCAATTGTTTGCATCTCAGGGTGCACACGTTTGCGTCGGAGACATCGACGAGGACACGGCTGTTGACACAGCAACGACGATCGGCGGGCGCGGCTACGCACTCGACGTCACCTCCCGGCCGTCGTGGGAAACCTTCACAGCCAAGGTGATCGAGGAGTTCGGACACATCGATATCCTGGTCAACAATGCCGGCGTCATGCCGATCGGCGCATTCCTCGACGAGTCCGACGACGTCAGTCGAGTCACGCTCGACGTCAACGTCTGGGGACCGATTCACGGAATGCGCTCTGTCCTACCGGGAATGGTCGATCGCCGACGCGGTCACGTTGTGAATGTGGCGTCCATGGCCGGCAAGCTTCCCGTTCCGGGAATGGCCGTGTACAACGCCAGCAAGTTCGGCGCAGTCGGCCTTTCTGCCTCGGCCCGTGTCGAATTCGCCGATTCCGGGGTCAGTGTCAGTGCGATCCTGCCGAGCGCTGTTCGAACCGGACTGTCGTCGGGAGTCCCATTGGGTAAGGGGATGCCGACAGTCGAACCCGAGGTGGTTGCGCAGGCCGTCGTAGATTCGGTTGGCCATCGCCGAGCCGAAACTGCCGTTCCGCGTTACCTTGCCGGCTGGGACGTCATCGACGCTCTGGTTCCCGAATGGGTGATCAATATCGGGCGACGCGTCATCGACGATCGTCGCGCCCTGACATCCGTCGATCCGGTCGGACGTGCCGACTACGAGCAGCGTGTTGCGCGGCAAGCAGAAAATGGGAAGCGTGAGAGGCCCTGA
- a CDS encoding SRPBCC family protein — protein sequence MSAQQYQPSDLSDVTVSVDGDDTVVTFPRTLPYPVDQVWAAVTDPEMLAQWSPYTADRDLSSVGEAVIIMLSEDGSPDMSLPVSVRVAEEARRLEHEWGPDELIWELSPVEGGTHVVLTQRSRAEGMASALAAGWHLCFDVLDALLAGSPFGPVVGAKAREYGWDDLNARYARQLGIGESEVW from the coding sequence ATGAGTGCTCAGCAATATCAGCCCAGTGACCTGTCCGACGTCACGGTGAGCGTCGACGGCGACGACACCGTCGTTACCTTTCCTCGAACGTTGCCGTACCCCGTGGACCAGGTGTGGGCGGCCGTAACCGATCCGGAGATGTTGGCGCAGTGGTCGCCGTACACGGCTGATCGTGATCTGAGCAGCGTCGGCGAGGCAGTCATCATCATGCTCTCGGAAGACGGAAGCCCCGACATGTCATTACCGGTGTCCGTGCGGGTGGCAGAAGAGGCTCGTCGGCTCGAACATGAATGGGGCCCAGACGAATTGATCTGGGAACTATCTCCCGTCGAGGGCGGCACTCACGTTGTGCTGACCCAGCGTTCGAGGGCAGAGGGCATGGCTTCGGCATTGGCGGCGGGCTGGCATCTGTGCTTCGACGTGCTGGACGCACTGCTCGCAGGTTCGCCGTTCGGTCCCGTCGTGGGAGCCAAGGCTCGTGAGTACGGGTGGGATGATTTGAACGCGCGTTATGCGCGTCAGTTGGGAATCGGAGAATCCGAAGTTTGGTAG
- a CDS encoding flavin reductase: MSIRTSFVDAFRNHPAGVAVITATGNDGPVGITSSSVISISADPAVLAFSLQSLRGSAAAIATATSFLVHLAHSENAELASTFATRGAVRFGDDMEWSFLETGEPLLHGTGHVLRAVPLSTTACGSALIVTAEVVDVVTPARIRSPLVYHDRAYRHLAPTQTPQPKGAQL, encoded by the coding sequence ATGTCGATCCGCACCTCATTTGTCGACGCGTTCCGAAACCACCCGGCCGGCGTCGCCGTCATCACAGCCACCGGCAATGACGGCCCGGTCGGGATCACGTCGTCGTCGGTGATCTCGATCAGCGCCGATCCCGCAGTGCTCGCATTCTCGCTGCAATCTCTACGTGGATCTGCCGCCGCAATCGCGACTGCGACCAGTTTCCTTGTACACCTTGCTCATTCCGAAAATGCAGAACTGGCTTCGACATTTGCGACGCGCGGCGCCGTCCGGTTCGGCGACGACATGGAATGGTCATTCCTCGAAACTGGTGAACCACTTCTGCACGGAACCGGGCATGTCCTGCGGGCGGTCCCGCTCAGCACAACCGCTTGCGGGTCCGCGCTCATCGTCACTGCCGAAGTTGTCGACGTCGTCACTCCGGCGCGAATTCGCTCGCCCCTCGTCTATCACGACCGAGCGTATCGACACCTCGCTCCCACCCAGACCCCTCAACCGAAAGGTGCTCAACTATGA
- a CDS encoding thioesterase family protein, translated as MTGNAVLDQETSSKAVYSQQDGVWLPSVLSRGPWDPRAQHGGAPSALLAHLAEAAVSEPGWQLTRLTVELIKPVPVAPLTVRQEIHPARSTTRTTIELYADDVLVARAHALLLRGQAITVQDDVPGWSPEQLLPPPSECSERLVIPGMPTGTSFYWSAMEILMAQGDSAAPGAGAAWFRLTVPLIEGRPASPAMRAAAVADFGNGLSWILPVEQYLFANADLSLHLHRPPQGEWIGLIAETHADTSGAGTTMSRMYDVHGPIGVAIQTLVMRERAAK; from the coding sequence GTGACCGGTAATGCCGTGCTAGATCAAGAAACCTCATCGAAGGCAGTGTATTCGCAGCAAGACGGGGTGTGGCTGCCCAGCGTCTTGTCGCGGGGTCCGTGGGATCCGCGGGCGCAGCACGGCGGCGCTCCCAGTGCGTTGCTCGCGCATCTGGCTGAAGCCGCGGTGTCCGAACCCGGGTGGCAGTTGACGCGACTGACTGTCGAATTGATCAAGCCGGTGCCGGTGGCGCCCCTGACCGTCCGTCAGGAAATCCATCCCGCGCGTTCCACGACACGCACGACCATCGAGTTGTATGCCGATGATGTGCTGGTGGCTCGGGCGCATGCACTTTTGCTGCGGGGTCAAGCCATCACTGTGCAGGATGATGTGCCCGGTTGGTCCCCGGAACAATTGTTGCCACCGCCCTCAGAGTGCAGTGAGCGGCTCGTGATCCCCGGTATGCCGACGGGTACGTCGTTCTACTGGTCGGCGATGGAAATTCTGATGGCACAAGGAGACTCGGCCGCTCCCGGCGCGGGCGCGGCGTGGTTCCGCCTGACAGTTCCCCTGATCGAAGGGCGACCAGCCTCGCCGGCCATGCGCGCTGCCGCCGTCGCCGACTTCGGGAATGGTCTGAGCTGGATCTTGCCTGTCGAGCAGTATCTCTTCGCCAATGCGGATCTGAGCCTGCATCTGCACCGTCCGCCGCAGGGTGAATGGATTGGTTTGATCGCGGAAACCCACGCTGACACGAGCGGCGCCGGCACGACAATGTCGAGGATGTACGACGTGCACGGTCCGATCGGCGTCGCAATTCAAACCTTGGTGATGCGGGAGCGCGCAGCAAAGTAG
- a CDS encoding MBL fold metallo-hydrolase encodes MPSLRELSITRVENTYLVRCGHANWVLVEDGSDLTLIDGGYPANGGDVERSIEQIGHVIEDVRSVLVTHAHIDHIGGIADILTRHDIPVLMDPLEVAHARREYLQQLGPAKTPLLLWRRGAPKWLFDVIGAGALKGAELPQAQAFTEDCALDVPGGIIPIPTHGHTDGHSAYLVPGAGVIASGDALVTGHATSRVAGPQFLVCPFNHDRTATDEALGNIASAPAGVLFPGHGPAYEGSLTTAVEQARDGRTRMRP; translated from the coding sequence ATGCCGTCGCTCCGCGAACTGTCCATCACCCGTGTCGAGAACACCTATCTGGTTCGGTGTGGACACGCCAATTGGGTTCTTGTAGAAGATGGTTCCGATCTGACGCTGATCGACGGCGGGTATCCGGCCAACGGCGGTGATGTGGAACGGTCGATCGAGCAGATCGGCCACGTCATCGAGGATGTTCGATCGGTGCTCGTCACTCACGCCCATATCGATCACATCGGTGGCATCGCGGACATCCTGACCCGTCACGACATACCGGTGTTGATGGACCCGTTGGAGGTGGCACATGCGCGGCGCGAGTATCTGCAGCAACTCGGTCCAGCCAAGACTCCGCTGCTGTTGTGGCGCCGGGGTGCACCGAAATGGCTGTTCGACGTGATCGGCGCCGGCGCACTGAAGGGTGCGGAACTACCTCAGGCGCAAGCATTTACGGAAGACTGTGCCCTGGATGTTCCGGGCGGCATCATCCCCATCCCGACGCATGGACACACTGACGGGCACAGTGCGTACCTGGTTCCGGGTGCGGGCGTGATCGCGTCGGGCGACGCTCTGGTGACGGGGCACGCGACGTCGCGGGTGGCGGGGCCGCAGTTTCTGGTGTGCCCGTTCAACCACGACCGGACTGCGACGGACGAGGCTCTGGGTAACATCGCGTCAGCACCCGCCGGCGTTCTGTTTCCCGGACACGGACCGGCGTACGAGGGAAGCCTGACAACAGCGGTGGAGCAGGCGCGCGACGGCCGGACGAGAATGAGGCCATGA
- a CDS encoding GNAT family N-acetyltransferase — translation MYVRRETPSDREAIYALLGAAFADQAPPGETPYEIELTRQLFASDEYLPKLSLVAEISGEIVGFVLGTRGWVDGLEAVGLGPLAVTPGNQRTGVGSALMHAVIGAADALDVPLLALLGSTEYYPRFGFVTSTEVGIESPEAEWGAHFQIRTLTTHQPDQTGTFRYATPFNAA, via the coding sequence ATGTATGTCCGCCGAGAGACTCCGTCCGACCGCGAAGCCATCTATGCACTGCTGGGGGCCGCATTCGCGGATCAGGCGCCGCCGGGCGAAACCCCGTACGAGATCGAACTGACGCGCCAACTCTTCGCTTCGGACGAGTATCTCCCGAAGCTGTCCTTGGTCGCCGAGATCTCGGGTGAGATCGTCGGCTTCGTACTCGGAACCCGGGGTTGGGTCGACGGCCTGGAAGCTGTGGGATTGGGTCCGCTGGCCGTCACTCCGGGCAATCAACGAACGGGGGTGGGGTCGGCGTTGATGCACGCGGTAATCGGCGCCGCCGACGCTCTGGATGTACCACTCCTCGCGTTACTCGGCAGCACCGAGTACTACCCACGTTTCGGTTTTGTCACCAGCACCGAGGTAGGCATCGAGTCTCCGGAAGCCGAGTGGGGTGCGCACTTTCAGATTCGCACCCTCACCACCCATCAGCCGGATCAGACGGGCACCTTCAGATACGCCACACCGTTTAACGCTGCTTGA
- a CDS encoding patatin-like phospholipase family protein → MTSNVTGAAPGSIRRGLAIGCGGTLGFAWTVAALAAVQEALDWDPREATALIGTSAGAEFVTMLASGVSVADMIAMQLGDPTARPELRKHLRSAPGRIPPLPRLGIGNPRLALQRDLPILSRLSGIAPVGGGDQTWLTELADALTRGDAWLPHPHAYLAAMDYRTGGRVAFGSPGAPKATPAQALRASWAIPGWFPPVTINGTRYVDGGASSTASVDLLLPLELDEIIVLAPMASRDLRPGRGAARVERAALRSPMSQGLDREIEVVRRAGTTVLRIDATDQDLAVMGANFMDNRRRLATFESSLRTTRASVARELKLSPLQTPEVTR, encoded by the coding sequence ATGACTTCGAATGTGACGGGCGCCGCACCCGGCTCCATCAGACGTGGACTCGCCATCGGCTGCGGCGGGACTCTCGGGTTCGCCTGGACAGTGGCGGCATTGGCAGCAGTCCAAGAGGCCCTGGACTGGGATCCACGAGAGGCAACTGCACTCATCGGCACCTCGGCCGGCGCAGAGTTCGTCACCATGCTCGCCAGCGGTGTCAGCGTCGCCGACATGATCGCAATGCAACTCGGCGACCCCACCGCCCGACCTGAACTGCGAAAGCACCTTCGGTCCGCACCCGGACGGATCCCACCGCTTCCGCGTCTGGGTATCGGAAACCCGCGCTTGGCTCTACAGCGCGATCTCCCAATTCTGAGTCGCCTGAGCGGCATTGCGCCGGTGGGCGGCGGAGATCAGACGTGGCTCACCGAACTTGCCGACGCCCTAACTCGGGGTGACGCTTGGCTTCCCCATCCGCACGCGTACCTGGCGGCGATGGACTACCGGACCGGCGGCCGGGTTGCTTTCGGATCACCGGGAGCTCCGAAAGCAACTCCCGCCCAGGCGCTTCGCGCCAGCTGGGCGATCCCCGGCTGGTTCCCGCCGGTGACGATCAACGGAACACGGTACGTCGACGGCGGCGCTTCGTCGACAGCATCAGTGGACCTACTGCTCCCGCTGGAATTGGACGAAATTATCGTCTTGGCTCCCATGGCATCTCGTGATCTACGCCCTGGACGCGGCGCCGCCCGCGTCGAGCGCGCAGCGCTCCGGTCACCCATGTCCCAGGGCTTGGACCGCGAGATCGAAGTGGTGCGCCGGGCCGGCACCACGGTCCTGAGAATCGACGCCACCGATCAGGATCTCGCGGTCATGGGTGCCAATTTTATGGACAACCGTCGACGCTTGGCAACCTTCGAATCCTCACTGCGCACCACCCGCGCAAGTGTCGCAAGAGAACTGAAACTTTCCCCACTTCAGACACCGGAGGTCACCCGATGA